From the Streptomyces sp. Tu 2975 genome, one window contains:
- a CDS encoding metallophosphoesterase, whose translation MARQAQEPHRSPTSSPPIPAALSRLLHRLRKRDAPTGRASFPPLAPAPRPWVRALGLTAVVLVGAWLGLLIVGNVRTPVGPMDTTMTLRPSLNGGTKINVSPLGALELDSHTAPVRLDVDVDRLDPVRSQALVERPELISGLQDEITHDVQDGTAELAFRSCVAVVSGATALGLAVYRRPRRALAAGGLALALLAASGVSAYATWNPKSVLEPKFSGLLTSAPSVVGNARSIVTEFGIYQEELARLVTNVTKLYEATSTLPAYQPDPGTMRVLHVSDIHLNPAAWHIIASLVEQYDIDVIIDSGDTMDHGSAAENGFLDPISDLGAPYVWVRGNHDSRITQEYLSRLKNVHVLDDGRAVTVAGLRIAGSGDPQFTPDRSVVAQGDPAERMTGIRLASALRDQEAAGTPVDIAVAHNPVAARETDGTVPLVLAGHIHKRRTELLEHGTRLKIEGSTGGGGLRAVQNVKPEKVRASVLYLDRTTRRMQAWDEITLGGLGLTTAEVSRHLAEDPTAEPSPSGSPSEAPSGTPSPGTPSPTP comes from the coding sequence ATGGCCCGCCAAGCCCAGGAACCGCACCGCTCGCCCACGTCGTCCCCGCCGATCCCCGCCGCACTGAGCCGACTCCTCCACCGCCTGCGCAAACGCGATGCGCCCACCGGACGGGCCTCCTTCCCCCCGCTCGCCCCGGCCCCGCGGCCGTGGGTGAGGGCGCTGGGACTGACCGCCGTCGTCCTGGTCGGCGCCTGGCTGGGGCTGCTGATCGTCGGGAACGTCCGTACGCCGGTCGGCCCCATGGACACGACGATGACGCTGCGGCCGTCCCTGAACGGCGGAACGAAGATCAATGTTTCTCCGCTGGGCGCGCTGGAGCTCGACTCGCACACCGCACCGGTGCGTCTCGACGTCGACGTGGACCGCCTGGACCCGGTCCGCTCCCAGGCCCTGGTGGAACGTCCGGAACTGATCTCCGGCCTCCAGGACGAGATCACCCACGACGTGCAGGACGGCACCGCGGAGCTGGCCTTCCGGTCCTGCGTCGCCGTCGTCTCCGGAGCCACTGCGCTCGGCCTCGCCGTCTACCGCCGCCCCCGCCGGGCACTGGCGGCGGGCGGCCTGGCCCTGGCCCTGCTGGCGGCGTCCGGCGTCAGCGCGTACGCCACCTGGAACCCGAAGTCCGTTCTTGAGCCCAAGTTCTCCGGTCTGCTGACGTCCGCGCCGTCCGTCGTCGGCAACGCCCGCTCGATCGTCACCGAGTTCGGCATCTACCAGGAGGAGTTGGCCAGGCTCGTCACCAACGTCACCAAGTTGTACGAGGCGACCTCCACGCTCCCCGCCTACCAGCCCGACCCGGGCACGATGCGGGTGCTGCACGTCTCCGACATCCACCTCAACCCGGCGGCCTGGCACATCATCGCGTCGCTCGTCGAGCAGTACGACATCGACGTGATCATCGACTCCGGCGACACGATGGATCACGGCTCCGCCGCCGAGAACGGCTTCCTGGACCCGATCTCCGACCTGGGCGCACCGTACGTCTGGGTGCGCGGCAACCACGACTCGCGCATCACCCAGGAGTACCTCTCCCGCCTCAAGAACGTGCACGTGCTCGACGACGGCAGGGCCGTGACCGTGGCCGGGCTGCGTATCGCCGGCAGCGGCGACCCGCAGTTCACCCCCGACCGGTCGGTGGTCGCGCAGGGCGACCCCGCCGAGCGGATGACAGGCATCCGCCTGGCCTCCGCCCTGCGCGACCAGGAGGCCGCGGGCACGCCCGTCGACATCGCCGTCGCCCACAACCCGGTCGCCGCCCGCGAGACCGACGGCACGGTTCCGCTCGTCCTGGCCGGCCACATCCACAAGCGCCGGACGGAGCTCCTCGAGCACGGCACACGGCTGAAGATCGAAGGCTCCACGGGCGGCGGCGGCCTGCGAGCGGTCCAGAACGTGAAGCCGGAGAAGGTACGCGCCTCCGTCCTCTATCTGGACCGGACGACCCGCCGGATGCAGGCGTGGGACGAGATCACCCTGGGCGGTCTCGGACTGACGACGGCCGAGGTCAGCCGCCACCTCGCCGAGGACCCGACGGCGGAGCCCTCACCGTCGGGATCGCCGTCCGAAGCCCCCTCCGGCACACCGTCCCCCGGCACGCCGAGCCCCACGCCGTAA
- a CDS encoding cytochrome c biogenesis CcdA family protein, which produces MSDIGYLAAFLGGLLALVSPCSALLLPAFFAYSVDSAGRLLARTGIFYAGLATTLVPLGAAGSYAGRLFYGHRDLLVLVGGWLIVALGVAQILGMGFASRRIASVSGRIRPTTAVSVYALGLVYGLAGFCAGPILGSVLTVAAVSGSPVYGGLLLAVYALGMAVPLFVLALLWERFDLGRRRWLRGRTLRAGRFELHTTSLLSGLFFVVLGTLFLAFDGTTALPGLLSVDDSFAVEEWASGLGGAIPDWALLVLVVTATAVIVAVRLRAGRGDRERA; this is translated from the coding sequence GTGAGCGACATCGGCTATCTGGCCGCCTTCCTCGGCGGTCTGCTGGCGCTGGTCAGCCCTTGCAGCGCCCTGCTGCTCCCCGCATTCTTCGCCTACTCGGTCGACTCGGCCGGCCGGCTGCTGGCCCGCACGGGAATCTTCTACGCGGGCCTGGCCACCACCCTCGTCCCGCTGGGCGCGGCGGGGTCGTACGCGGGCCGGTTGTTCTACGGCCACCGTGACCTGCTCGTCCTGGTCGGCGGATGGCTGATCGTCGCGCTCGGCGTCGCACAGATCCTCGGCATGGGTTTCGCCTCTCGCCGTATCGCTTCGGTGTCCGGCCGTATCCGCCCGACGACAGCGGTGTCCGTGTACGCGCTCGGCCTCGTCTACGGCCTGGCCGGGTTCTGCGCGGGTCCGATCCTGGGCAGCGTGCTGACGGTGGCGGCGGTCAGCGGCAGCCCGGTGTACGGCGGTCTGCTCCTCGCGGTCTACGCCCTCGGCATGGCGGTCCCGCTCTTCGTCCTGGCGCTGCTGTGGGAACGGTTCGACCTGGGCCGCCGCCGGTGGCTGCGCGGCCGGACGCTTCGGGCGGGTCGATTCGAGCTGCACACGACGTCGCTGCTCTCAGGGCTGTTCTTCGTCGTGCTCGGCACGCTGTTCCTGGCCTTCGACGGCACCACGGCCCTGCCGGGACTGCTCTCGGTCGACGACTCGTTCGCGGTCGAGGAGTGGGCGTCGGGCCTCGGCGGCGCGATCCCCGACTGGGCGCTGCTGGTCCTGGTGGTGACGGCTACCGCCGTGATCGTCGCCGTCCGCCTCCGGGCCGGCCGCGGCGACCGCGAGCGCGCCTGA
- a CDS encoding DsbA family protein has translation MSSSPSRKPLAIGAGVLVAALLLGFASYTATKPDASAGGSSAVADVSADPRDGAYPELEKLARREAADPLATGRADAPVVMVEYADFQCGYCGKFARDTEPELVEKYVEDGTLRIEWRNFPIFGEESEAAARAAWAAGRQGRFWEFHAAAYADGAKEKGFGKDRLDALAREAGVADLGRFARDLDSDAARQAVKKDQEEAYGLGATSTPSFLINGRPVAGAQPMATFTEAIEAAKQAAGRNGR, from the coding sequence ATGTCGTCTTCCCCTTCCCGTAAGCCCCTCGCCATCGGCGCGGGTGTCCTCGTCGCCGCGCTGCTGCTCGGCTTCGCGTCGTACACCGCCACCAAGCCGGACGCGTCCGCCGGCGGTTCCTCCGCCGTGGCCGACGTCTCCGCCGACCCGCGGGACGGCGCCTATCCGGAGCTCGAGAAGCTCGCCCGCCGCGAGGCCGCCGATCCGCTGGCGACGGGCCGCGCCGACGCGCCCGTCGTCATGGTCGAGTACGCGGACTTCCAGTGCGGCTACTGCGGAAAGTTCGCCCGCGACACCGAGCCGGAGCTCGTCGAGAAGTACGTCGAGGACGGGACCCTGCGCATCGAGTGGCGCAACTTCCCGATCTTCGGCGAGGAGTCGGAGGCCGCGGCACGCGCCGCCTGGGCGGCGGGCCGGCAGGGCCGTTTCTGGGAGTTCCACGCGGCTGCATACGCGGATGGGGCCAAGGAGAAGGGCTTCGGCAAGGACCGGCTCGACGCGCTGGCGCGTGAGGCGGGGGTGGCCGATCTCGGGCGCTTCGCACGGGACCTCGACAGTGATGCGGCGCGGCAGGCCGTGAAGAAGGACCAGGAGGAGGCGTACGGGCTGGGTGCGACGTCCACCCCGTCCTTCCTGATCAACGGGCGGCCCGTCGCGGGGGCCCAGCCGATGGCGACGTTCACCGAGGCCATCGAGGCGGCGAAGCAGGCCGCGGGCAGGAACGGCAGGTGA
- a CDS encoding metallopeptidase family protein: protein MLEMTREEFEELVSEALDRIPPELTRLMDNVAVFVEDEPASDDPDLLGLYEGTPLTDRGEWYAGVLPDRITIYRGPTLRMCESREDVVAETEITVVHEIAHHFGIDDERLHELGYG, encoded by the coding sequence GTGCTGGAGATGACGCGCGAGGAGTTCGAGGAACTGGTCTCCGAGGCCCTGGACAGGATCCCGCCCGAACTGACGCGACTGATGGACAACGTCGCCGTGTTCGTGGAGGACGAGCCCGCCTCGGACGACCCCGACCTGCTCGGCCTCTACGAGGGGACTCCGCTGACCGATCGCGGGGAGTGGTACGCGGGCGTGCTGCCCGACCGCATCACCATCTACCGAGGGCCGACGCTGCGGATGTGCGAGTCCCGCGAGGACGTCGTCGCGGAGACGGAGATCACCGTGGTGCACGAGATCGCGCACCACTTCGGGATCGACGACGAGCGGCTGCACGAGCTGGGGTACGGGTGA
- a CDS encoding DEAD/DEAH box helicase yields the protein MSTFSTDHAVMPENDEIVETVVAEAAEAPEEPQTTFSDLGLPEGVVRKLAQNGVTTPFPIQAATIPDALAGKDILGRGRTGSGKTLSFGLPTLATLAGGHTEKKKPRAIILTPTRELAMQVADALQPYGDVLGLKMKVVCGGTSMGNQIYALERGVDVLVATPGRLRDIINRGACSLENVQVAVLDEADQMSDLGFLPEVTELLDQIPGGGQRMLFSATMENEISTLVKRYLTDPVTHEVDSAQGNVTTMSHHVLVVKPKDKAPVTAAIAARKGRTIIFVRTQLGADRIAEQLCEAGVKADALHGGMTQGARTRVLEDFKKGYVNALVATDVAARGIHVDGIDLVLNVDPAGDHKDYLHRSGRTARAGKSGVVVSLSLPHQRRQIFRLMEDAGVDASRHIVGGAGAFDPEVAEITGARSLTEVQADSANNAAKQAEREVVELTRQLERVQRRATELREEADRLVARAARERGEDPEAAVAEVTEAAVAEIAAVPEQAEPVRDSRDERPSSDRRDERGNFRRDDRGGDRGGFRRDDRGGERGGFRRDDRRDDRGGRSFERRDDRGGDRGGFRRDDRGGERGGFRRDDRRDDRGGRSFERRDDRGGDRGGDRGGFRREDDRGGRTFERRDGDRGGFRRDDRGGDRGGFRRDDRPAGHRGSDRPFNRDRRDDRPSSGFRPGAGDRPYGRRDDHRGGAGSSSGSFGGGRRDDKPRWKRNG from the coding sequence ATGTCCACTTTCAGCACTGATCACGCCGTCATGCCCGAGAACGACGAGATTGTCGAGACGGTTGTCGCGGAGGCCGCAGAGGCCCCCGAGGAGCCCCAGACCACGTTCTCGGACCTCGGTCTCCCCGAGGGCGTCGTACGCAAGCTCGCCCAGAACGGCGTGACCACGCCCTTCCCGATCCAGGCCGCGACCATCCCGGACGCCCTGGCCGGCAAGGACATCCTCGGCCGTGGCCGCACCGGCTCCGGCAAGACCCTCTCCTTCGGTCTGCCGACCCTGGCCACGCTGGCCGGCGGCCACACCGAGAAGAAGAAGCCCCGCGCGATCATCCTCACCCCGACCCGTGAGCTCGCGATGCAGGTCGCGGACGCCCTGCAGCCCTACGGCGACGTGCTCGGCCTCAAGATGAAGGTCGTCTGCGGCGGTACCTCCATGGGCAACCAGATCTACGCCCTCGAGCGTGGTGTCGACGTCCTCGTCGCCACCCCGGGCCGCCTGCGCGACATCATCAACCGCGGTGCCTGCTCCCTGGAGAACGTCCAGGTCGCCGTCCTCGACGAGGCCGACCAGATGTCCGACCTGGGCTTCCTGCCCGAGGTCACCGAGCTGCTCGACCAGATCCCCGGCGGCGGTCAGCGCATGCTCTTCTCCGCCACCATGGAGAACGAGATCTCCACGCTGGTCAAGCGCTACCTGACCGACCCGGTCACGCACGAGGTCGACAGCGCCCAGGGCAACGTCACGACCATGAGCCACCACGTGCTCGTCGTGAAGCCCAAGGACAAGGCGCCCGTCACGGCCGCCATCGCCGCCCGCAAGGGCCGCACGATCATCTTCGTCCGCACCCAGCTGGGCGCCGACCGCATCGCCGAGCAGCTGTGCGAGGCCGGTGTGAAGGCCGACGCGCTGCACGGCGGTATGACGCAGGGTGCCCGCACCCGCGTCCTGGAGGACTTCAAGAAGGGCTACGTCAACGCGCTCGTCGCGACCGACGTGGCCGCCCGCGGCATCCACGTCGACGGCATCGACCTGGTCCTGAACGTGGACCCGGCCGGTGACCACAAGGACTACCTGCACCGCTCCGGCCGTACGGCCCGCGCCGGCAAGTCCGGTGTCGTCGTCTCGCTGTCGCTGCCGCACCAGCGCCGCCAGATCTTCCGGCTGATGGAGGACGCGGGCGTCGACGCCTCGCGCCACATCGTCGGTGGAGCGGGCGCGTTCGACCCGGAGGTCGCCGAGATCACCGGCGCCCGTTCGCTGACCGAGGTCCAGGCCGACTCCGCGAACAACGCTGCCAAGCAGGCCGAGCGCGAGGTCGTCGAACTGACCCGCCAGCTCGAGCGCGTCCAGCGCCGTGCGACCGAGCTGCGCGAGGAGGCCGACCGTCTGGTCGCCCGCGCCGCCCGTGAGCGCGGTGAGGACCCGGAGGCGGCCGTCGCCGAGGTGACCGAGGCCGCCGTGGCCGAGATCGCCGCGGTGCCGGAGCAGGCCGAGCCGGTGCGCGACTCCCGTGACGAGCGTCCCTCGTCCGACCGTCGTGACGAGCGTGGCAACTTCCGCCGTGACGACCGCGGTGGCGACCGTGGCGGCTTCCGTCGTGACGACCGTGGTGGCGAGCGTGGCGGGTTCCGTCGCGACGACCGCCGTGACGACCGTGGTGGCCGTTCCTTCGAGCGCCGTGACGACCGTGGTGGCGACCGTGGTGGCTTCCGTCGTGACGACCGTGGTGGCGAGCGTGGCGGGTTCCGTCGCGACGACCGCCGTGACGACCGTGGTGGCCGTTCCTTCGAGCGCCGTGACGACCGTGGCGGCGACCGCGGTGGCGACCGTGGCGGCTTCCGCCGCGAGGACGACCGTGGTGGCCGTACCTTCGAGCGCCGTGACGGTGACCGTGGTGGCTTCCGTCGTGACGACCGCGGTGGCGACCGTGGCGGCTTCCGCCGTGACGACCGCCCGGCCGGTCACCGTGGCAGCGACCGTCCGTTCAACCGTGACCGCCGCGACGACCGCCCCTCGAGCGGCTTCCGTCCCGGTGCCGGCGACCGCCCGTACGGCCGTCGTGACGACCACCGCGGTGGCGCCGGCTCGAGCTCCGGCTCCTTCGGCGGCGGCCGCCGTGACGACAAGCCGCGCTGGAAGCGCAACGGCTGA
- the hrpA gene encoding ATP-dependent RNA helicase HrpA, whose protein sequence is MSTSLADLQTLLAGASLRDAHRLGRRLEGARRIRKPEARQAVLDEIAAEAEKSAARTALRAGRVPAVSYPEQLPVSQKKDVILEAIRDHQVVIVAGETGSGKTTQIPKICLELGRGVRGMIGHTQPRRIAARTVAERVADELDTPLGEAVGWKVRFTDQVNQDATFVKLMTDGILLAEIQTDRELRAYDTIIIDEAHERSLNIDFLLGYLAQLLPRRPDLKVVITSATIDPERFSRHFGDAPIVEVSGRTYPVEVRYRPLLEEDGEESDRDQITAITDAVEELMGEGKGDILVFLSGEREIRDTAEALNKKQYRFTEVLPLYARLSHAEQHRVFQQHTGRRIVLATNVAETSLTVPGIKYVIDPGTARISRYSHRTKVQRLPIEAISQASANQRKGRCGRTSDGICVRLYSEDDFNARPEFTDAEILRTNLASVILQMTAAGLGDIEKFPFIDPPDHRNIRDGVQLLQELGAFDPAQKDPRKKLTEMGRKLSQLPVDPRLARMVVEADKNGCVREVMVIAAALSIQDPRERPAEKQTQADQLHARFKDETSDFLAFLNLWRHVREQQKERGSSSFRRMCKQEYLNFLRIREWQDIYSQLRTVAKQMGIHLNDDDAPEQSVHVSLLAGLLSHVGMKDVKETGGESGRSTGKNEYLGARGAKFAVFPGSALFKKPPRFVMSAELVETSRLWARVNARIEPEWIEPLAQHLLKRTYSEPHWEKDAAAVMAYEKVTLYGVPIVAQRKVNYGRIDPEVSRDLFIRNALVEGDWRTHHKFFADNRRLLTEVEELEHRARRRDILVDDETLFDFYDQRVPEHVVSGAHFDSWWKQKRREQPDLLDFEREMLINEKAGAVTKDDYPDSWRQGRLKFRVTYQFEPGADADGVTVHIPLQVLNQVTDEGFDWQIPGLREDVVTELIRSLPKPVRRHYVPAPNYAKAFLARAVPLQEPLPVTLARELQRMVGVPVTADDFDLSRVPDHLKITFRIVDERRKKLAEDKDLEALRLQLKPKARQALSKAAASSSPSGESLERTGLTDWTIGTLSKVFETRRAGQPVKAFPALVDEGGSVSVRLFDTEAEQAQAMWRGTRRLIMLNIPVNPAKFASDKLTNQQKLALSRNPHGSVQALFEDCALAAADRLIAEHGGPAWDEESFRKLFDKVRADLVDLTVRTIDQVQQILAAWQACERRLKATNSLVLLNNVQDVREQLAALVPAGFVTRTGLRRLPDLMRYLVAVDRRLQQMPTAVQRDTTRMEKVHEMQDEYAWLLEQLPQGRPVPQEVLDIRWMIEELRVSYFAHALGTAYPVSDKRIVKAIDAAAP, encoded by the coding sequence ATGTCTACTTCCCTCGCCGACCTTCAGACCCTGCTGGCCGGGGCGTCGCTGCGCGACGCCCACCGGCTCGGCCGCCGTCTCGAAGGCGCCCGCCGCATCCGTAAGCCCGAGGCTCGGCAGGCCGTGCTGGACGAGATCGCCGCGGAGGCGGAGAAGTCCGCGGCCCGCACCGCCCTCCGGGCCGGCCGTGTGCCCGCGGTCTCGTACCCGGAGCAGCTTCCGGTCAGTCAGAAGAAGGACGTGATCCTGGAGGCGATACGGGACCACCAGGTCGTGATCGTCGCGGGTGAGACCGGCTCGGGCAAGACGACCCAGATCCCGAAGATCTGTCTCGAACTGGGCCGTGGCGTGCGCGGCATGATCGGCCACACGCAGCCCCGCCGTATCGCCGCCCGCACCGTCGCGGAGCGGGTCGCGGACGAACTGGACACCCCGCTCGGCGAGGCCGTCGGCTGGAAGGTCCGCTTCACCGACCAGGTGAACCAGGACGCCACCTTCGTGAAGCTCATGACGGACGGCATCCTGCTCGCCGAGATCCAGACCGACCGCGAGCTGCGCGCCTACGACACGATCATCATCGACGAGGCCCACGAGCGGTCGCTCAACATCGACTTCCTGCTCGGCTACCTGGCGCAGCTGCTGCCGAGGCGTCCCGATCTCAAGGTCGTGATCACGTCCGCGACGATCGACCCCGAGCGCTTCTCCCGGCACTTCGGTGACGCCCCGATCGTCGAGGTCAGCGGGCGTACATATCCCGTCGAGGTCCGTTACCGCCCGCTGCTCGAAGAGGACGGCGAGGAGAGCGACCGCGACCAGATCACCGCGATCACGGACGCGGTGGAGGAGCTGATGGGCGAGGGGAAGGGCGACATCCTCGTCTTCCTCTCCGGCGAGCGCGAGATCCGTGACACGGCGGAGGCGCTCAACAAGAAGCAGTACCGCTTCACCGAGGTGCTCCCTCTCTACGCGCGGCTCTCGCACGCGGAGCAGCACCGGGTCTTCCAGCAGCACACCGGCCGCCGGATCGTCCTGGCCACCAACGTCGCGGAGACGTCGCTGACCGTCCCCGGCATCAAGTACGTGATCGATCCGGGGACCGCGCGTATCTCCCGCTACAGCCATCGCACGAAGGTGCAGCGGCTGCCCATCGAGGCGATCAGCCAGGCAAGCGCCAACCAGCGCAAGGGCCGCTGCGGCCGTACGTCGGACGGCATCTGCGTCCGGCTGTACTCGGAGGACGACTTCAACGCCCGGCCCGAGTTCACCGACGCGGAGATCCTCCGTACGAACCTGGCGTCGGTGATCCTCCAGATGACGGCGGCCGGACTCGGCGACATCGAGAAGTTCCCGTTCATCGACCCGCCGGACCACCGCAACATCCGCGACGGTGTGCAGCTCCTCCAGGAACTGGGCGCGTTCGACCCGGCGCAGAAGGATCCCCGCAAGAAGCTGACGGAGATGGGCCGCAAGCTCTCCCAGCTGCCGGTCGACCCCCGGCTCGCCCGCATGGTCGTCGAGGCCGACAAGAACGGCTGTGTGCGCGAGGTGATGGTGATCGCGGCCGCCCTGTCGATCCAGGACCCGCGCGAGCGTCCGGCGGAGAAGCAGACGCAGGCCGACCAGCTGCACGCCCGCTTCAAGGACGAGACGAGCGACTTCCTCGCCTTCCTCAACCTGTGGCGCCATGTCCGCGAGCAGCAGAAGGAGCGCGGCTCCTCCAGCTTCCGCCGGATGTGCAAGCAGGAGTATCTGAACTTCCTGCGCATTCGGGAGTGGCAGGACATCTACTCCCAGCTGCGCACGGTCGCCAAGCAGATGGGCATCCATCTCAATGACGACGACGCGCCCGAGCAGTCCGTCCACGTCTCGCTGCTCGCGGGTCTGCTGTCGCACGTCGGCATGAAGGACGTGAAGGAGACCGGGGGCGAGAGCGGAAGGAGTACAGGGAAGAACGAGTACCTGGGCGCCCGCGGCGCCAAGTTCGCCGTCTTCCCCGGCTCGGCCCTCTTCAAGAAGCCGCCGCGGTTCGTGATGTCCGCCGAGCTGGTGGAGACGTCCCGCCTGTGGGCGCGGGTCAACGCGAGGATCGAGCCGGAGTGGATCGAACCGCTCGCACAGCATTTGCTGAAGCGTACGTACAGCGAACCGCACTGGGAGAAGGACGCGGCCGCGGTGATGGCGTACGAGAAGGTGACGCTCTACGGCGTGCCGATCGTCGCCCAGCGGAAGGTGAACTACGGGCGGATCGACCCGGAGGTCTCGCGTGACCTCTTCATCCGCAACGCGCTGGTCGAGGGCGACTGGCGCACGCACCACAAGTTCTTCGCGGACAACCGCAGACTGCTGACCGAGGTCGAGGAGCTGGAGCACCGCGCCCGCCGCCGCGACATCCTGGTGGACGACGAGACCCTCTTCGACTTCTACGACCAGCGGGTGCCCGAACACGTGGTGTCCGGCGCGCACTTCGACTCCTGGTGGAAGCAAAAGCGCCGCGAGCAGCCCGACCTGCTCGACTTCGAGCGCGAGATGCTCATCAACGAGAAGGCGGGTGCGGTCACCAAGGACGACTACCCGGACTCGTGGCGGCAGGGCCGGCTGAAGTTCCGGGTGACGTACCAGTTCGAACCGGGCGCGGATGCGGACGGTGTCACTGTGCACATCCCGCTGCAGGTGCTGAACCAGGTGACCGACGAGGGCTTCGACTGGCAGATCCCGGGCCTGCGGGAGGACGTGGTCACCGAGCTGATCCGTTCGCTGCCGAAACCGGTCCGCCGCCACTACGTACCCGCGCCGAACTACGCGAAGGCGTTCCTGGCCAGGGCCGTACCGCTCCAGGAGCCGCTGCCGGTCACGCTCGCGCGGGAGCTGCAGCGGATGGTCGGCGTGCCCGTCACGGCGGACGACTTCGATCTCTCCCGTGTGCCCGACCACTTGAAGATCACGTTCCGGATCGTCGACGAGCGCCGCAAGAAGCTCGCGGAGGACAAGGATCTGGAGGCGCTTCGGCTCCAGCTGAAGCCGAAGGCCCGCCAGGCACTCTCCAAGGCCGCCGCCTCCTCCAGCCCCTCCGGCGAGTCCCTGGAGCGCACCGGACTCACGGACTGGACGATCGGCACGCTCTCGAAGGTCTTCGAGACGCGGCGCGCGGGTCAGCCGGTCAAGGCGTTCCCCGCCCTGGTCGACGAGGGCGGCTCCGTCTCCGTACGGCTCTTCGACACCGAGGCGGAGCAGGCGCAGGCGATGTGGCGCGGAACCCGCCGTCTGATCATGCTCAACATCCCTGTGAATCCCGCCAAGTTCGCCTCCGACAAGCTGACGAACCAGCAGAAGCTGGCGCTCTCCCGCAATCCGCACGGCTCGGTCCAGGCGCTCTTCGAGGACTGCGCCCTGGCCGCGGCCGACCGTCTGATCGCGGAGCACGGCGGACCGGCGTGGGACGAGGAATCGTTCCGGAAGCTGTTCGACAAGGTGCGGGCCGACCTCGTCGACCTGACCGTCCGCACGATCGACCAGGTGCAGCAGATCCTCGCGGCCTGGCAGGCCTGTGAGCGCCGTCTGAAGGCCACGAACAGCCTGGTGCTCCTCAACAACGTCCAGGACGTCCGTGAGCAGCTGGCGGCCCTCGTACCGGCCGGCTTCGTGACCCGCACGGGGTTGCGCAGGCTGCCCGACCTGATGCGCTATCTGGTGGCCGTGGACCGCCGCCTCCAGCAGATGCCCACGGCCGTCCAGCGCGACACCACGCGCATGGAGAAGGTCCACGAGATGCAGGACGAGTACGCCTGGCTGCTCGAGCAGCTGCCGCAAGGCCGGCCGGTGCCGCAGGAGGTCCTGGACATCCGCTGGATGATCGAGGAGCTGCGGGTGAGCTACTTCGCGCACGCGCTGGGCACGGCGTACCCGGTGTCCGACAAGCGGATCGTTAAGGCCATCGACGCGGCCGCGCCGTGA
- a CDS encoding CrcB family protein, which yields MTSGADATGDAEAIDPDVDLHVPAQRAETAGWHKWPVLAAISAGGAVGACARHGATLLWPAHEGTFPWAVFWVNVTGCALIGVLMVLVGEGGRTAPALVRPFLGVGVLGGFTTFSTYALDFSGLWERGEAGIAFAYAGGTLAAAMGAVWMGASATRAALNRTAAP from the coding sequence GTGACCTCGGGCGCCGACGCCACCGGCGACGCGGAGGCCATCGACCCGGACGTCGACCTCCACGTCCCCGCCCAGCGGGCCGAGACGGCCGGCTGGCACAAGTGGCCGGTGCTCGCCGCGATTTCGGCGGGCGGTGCGGTCGGCGCCTGCGCGCGCCACGGCGCGACCCTGCTGTGGCCGGCGCACGAGGGCACGTTCCCGTGGGCGGTCTTCTGGGTCAACGTGACCGGCTGCGCCCTGATCGGTGTGCTCATGGTGCTCGTCGGCGAGGGAGGCCGAACGGCGCCCGCGCTGGTGCGGCCCTTCCTCGGGGTCGGCGTGCTCGGCGGGTTCACGACGTTCTCCACGTACGCCCTCGACTTCTCGGGCCTGTGGGAGCGTGGAGAGGCCGGCATCGCGTTCGCGTACGCGGGCGGCACGCTCGCCGCGGCGATGGGCGCGGTGTGGATGGGGGCCTCGGCGACACGGGCGGCGCTGAACCGGACCGCGGCGCCGTGA
- the crcB gene encoding fluoride efflux transporter CrcB translates to MNWLLVVVGAAVGAPLRYLTDRTVQARHDSVFPWGTFVVNAAGSLVLGALAGASVSSPAYALLGTGLCGALTTYSTFSYETLRLAERGRRFLAVANVAASMLVGLGSVFLGLELARALTA, encoded by the coding sequence GTGAACTGGCTGCTGGTGGTCGTGGGCGCCGCGGTCGGCGCGCCGCTGCGGTACCTGACGGACCGTACGGTGCAGGCCCGCCACGACTCGGTGTTCCCGTGGGGGACGTTCGTGGTGAACGCCGCGGGAAGTCTGGTGCTGGGTGCCCTGGCGGGGGCGTCGGTGTCCTCGCCGGCGTACGCGCTGCTCGGCACGGGTCTGTGCGGGGCGTTGACGACGTACTCCACGTTCTCGTACGAGACGCTTCGCCTGGCCGAGCGGGGACGGCGGTTCCTGGCCGTGGCGAACGTGGCCGCCTCGATGCTGGTCGGGCTCGGATCGGTGTTCCTGGGGCTGGAGTTGGCCCGCGCTCTCACCGCATGA